Proteins co-encoded in one Mycobacterium mantenii genomic window:
- a CDS encoding AMP-binding protein, whose translation MRAGPKSRVVSVTWGSDLIAGPANRVIATVQNGIEVLRFGGLQTGSRPSPFHIVELCDMYRLRRYFPDDANDPSRPPVILVPPMMMSANVFDVTRDQGAVGVLHDLGVDPWVVDFGSPDRQTGGLERTLSDHVVALSRVIDSVHAHTGRKVHLAGYSQGGMFCYETAAYRRSEGLASVITFGAAVDSLSGLPFGIPAALAGRGAQLIADHVFNRLSVSGWMARTGFQLLDPIKTVQARWDFLRQLHDREALLPREQQRRFLEVEGWVAWSGPAVAELLRQFVVHNRMMAGGAVIDGTLITLAEITCPVLAFIGEIDDIGQPASVRGIRRAAPRAEVSEVLLRAGHFGLVVGSTAATHTWPTVGKWVLWQDGRGPRPDGVHAMEADPGVGIDGAVGLSSRIGHSAGVLADLGIGVSLGLADAAVGAVRSGREIAGEAVHNLPRLARLGRLQPHTRVSLGRLIAEQANRAPNEECFLFEDRVHTNAAVDHSIDDAVRRLIAVGIRQGAHIGVLLDTSPSAVTAIAALSRLGAVAVLLPPDDDLVAAAQLCEVADIVTDPHHLAAATATGARVLVLGHGRTADFCPTESDRIVELDRLDLSGERLPQWYRPNPGRAGDLAFVFFSTTGGRRVIKEVTNHRWALSAYGTATAAALGRGDTIYCLTPLHHPSGLMVGLGGAIAGGSRIALTRGVDPTRFADEVHRYGVTVVTYTWAMLLELVQATSPELAEHHPIRLFIGAGMPIGLWHKVADRFAPARVLEFYASTEGDAVLANVAGTKTGAKGRPLPGSTEIRLGGYDAATGRFIEDDHGFVCPCADDEVGVLLAKPRSGLDAARVSMRGVFAEGDTWITTDHLFRRDGDGDYWFVDNRNTVIQSSRGPVFCQPICDALGDIAVIDLAVVYPVATDTHDVAVAAVMLGKDGVLTGEALTTALGGLPRDQRPVIVHIVDRIPLTPSYRPLSTALREAGLPAPGETTWYHDLTDGHYRQSATIGGKPRRLAAGTAKSE comes from the coding sequence ATGCGGGCCGGCCCGAAAAGCCGTGTGGTATCGGTGACATGGGGTAGCGACCTGATTGCCGGTCCCGCGAACCGGGTGATCGCGACCGTGCAGAACGGTATCGAGGTGCTGCGGTTCGGGGGCCTTCAGACCGGATCGCGTCCGTCGCCGTTCCACATCGTGGAACTGTGCGACATGTATCGGCTACGACGGTACTTCCCCGACGACGCGAATGATCCGTCACGGCCGCCGGTAATACTTGTGCCACCGATGATGATGTCGGCCAACGTGTTTGACGTCACCAGAGACCAGGGCGCGGTCGGAGTCCTGCATGATCTCGGCGTGGACCCGTGGGTGGTGGACTTCGGCTCACCGGACCGGCAAACCGGTGGGCTCGAACGCACTTTGAGCGACCATGTCGTCGCGCTGAGCCGGGTCATCGACTCGGTACACGCACACACCGGGCGCAAGGTCCATCTGGCGGGCTACTCGCAGGGCGGCATGTTCTGCTATGAAACCGCGGCCTACCGACGATCCGAGGGCCTGGCCAGCGTCATCACATTCGGTGCCGCCGTCGATTCGCTAAGCGGTCTGCCGTTCGGGATTCCCGCGGCCCTGGCGGGCCGCGGCGCCCAGCTGATCGCCGACCACGTCTTCAACCGTCTCTCGGTGTCCGGATGGATGGCCCGTACCGGGTTTCAACTTCTGGACCCGATCAAGACGGTCCAGGCGAGGTGGGACTTTCTACGGCAACTCCATGACCGAGAGGCGTTGCTGCCCAGGGAACAGCAACGCCGCTTCCTCGAGGTGGAGGGCTGGGTGGCATGGTCGGGTCCCGCGGTCGCCGAACTGTTACGGCAGTTCGTGGTCCACAACCGCATGATGGCCGGCGGCGCCGTGATCGATGGCACGTTGATCACGCTCGCGGAAATCACCTGTCCGGTCCTTGCGTTCATTGGCGAGATCGATGACATCGGCCAACCCGCGTCCGTACGAGGAATCCGGCGGGCCGCCCCCCGCGCCGAGGTGTCCGAGGTGTTATTGCGGGCAGGTCACTTCGGGCTCGTTGTCGGATCGACCGCCGCCACGCACACGTGGCCCACCGTCGGTAAATGGGTGTTGTGGCAAGACGGTCGAGGGCCCAGGCCCGACGGCGTACATGCGATGGAGGCCGACCCTGGCGTGGGGATCGATGGCGCTGTCGGGCTGTCGTCGCGCATCGGTCACTCGGCGGGTGTGCTGGCCGACCTGGGCATCGGCGTGAGCCTGGGGTTGGCCGACGCCGCAGTGGGGGCAGTGCGCAGCGGCAGGGAGATCGCCGGGGAGGCCGTGCATAACCTGCCCCGGCTCGCCCGCCTCGGGCGACTGCAGCCCCATACCCGGGTGTCGTTGGGCCGGTTGATAGCCGAACAGGCGAACAGAGCGCCCAACGAGGAATGCTTCCTCTTCGAGGATCGGGTCCACACCAACGCGGCGGTTGATCACAGCATCGATGATGCGGTGCGCCGCCTCATCGCCGTCGGTATCCGTCAGGGAGCCCACATCGGTGTGTTGCTGGACACCAGCCCCAGCGCCGTGACCGCGATCGCGGCACTGTCGCGGCTCGGCGCGGTGGCGGTCCTGCTACCCCCAGACGACGACCTCGTCGCCGCCGCCCAGCTGTGCGAGGTGGCCGACATCGTGACCGACCCACACCATCTGGCGGCGGCCACCGCGACCGGCGCCAGGGTGCTCGTCCTCGGTCACGGCCGCACCGCGGACTTCTGCCCAACAGAGTCGGACCGGATCGTAGAGCTGGACCGCCTCGACCTGTCCGGTGAGCGGTTGCCGCAGTGGTATCGGCCGAACCCGGGCCGCGCAGGTGATCTCGCCTTCGTGTTCTTCAGCACGACGGGCGGACGCCGGGTGATCAAAGAGGTCACCAATCATCGGTGGGCACTGTCGGCCTACGGCACGGCCACCGCCGCCGCGCTCGGCCGCGGTGACACGATCTATTGCCTGACCCCGCTGCACCATCCGTCGGGTCTGATGGTCGGCCTCGGCGGCGCGATCGCCGGCGGGTCGCGCATCGCTTTGACCCGGGGCGTCGACCCAACGCGGTTCGCCGACGAGGTCCACCGGTACGGGGTGACGGTGGTGACCTACACCTGGGCCATGCTGCTCGAACTGGTACAGGCGACGTCGCCCGAGCTTGCCGAACATCATCCGATCCGCCTGTTCATCGGAGCCGGCATGCCAATCGGGCTGTGGCACAAGGTCGCCGACCGCTTCGCCCCGGCTCGAGTGCTGGAATTCTATGCCTCCACCGAGGGGGACGCGGTGCTGGCCAATGTCGCCGGCACGAAGACCGGGGCCAAGGGTCGGCCGCTGCCGGGCAGCACCGAGATTCGGCTCGGTGGCTACGACGCCGCGACGGGCCGCTTCATCGAGGATGACCACGGCTTCGTGTGCCCCTGCGCAGACGACGAGGTGGGCGTGCTGCTAGCGAAGCCGCGCTCCGGACTCGATGCCGCACGCGTGTCGATGCGCGGGGTATTCGCCGAGGGAGACACGTGGATCACCACGGACCACCTGTTTCGCCGCGACGGCGACGGCGACTACTGGTTCGTCGACAACAGGAACACGGTGATCCAGTCGAGCCGCGGACCGGTCTTCTGCCAGCCGATCTGCGACGCCCTCGGCGACATCGCCGTGATCGATCTGGCCGTGGTCTATCCGGTTGCGACCGACACGCACGACGTCGCGGTCGCCGCCGTGATGCTTGGCAAAGACGGCGTCCTCACAGGGGAAGCCCTGACCACCGCGTTGGGCGGCCTCCCCCGCGACCAGCGTCCCGTCATCGTCCACATTGTCGACCGCATCCCGCTCACACCCTCCTACCGCCCGCTGTCGACCGCACTGCGGGAGGCGGGGCTGCCGGCGCCCGGGGAAACGACCTGGTACCACGACCTCACTGACGGCCACTATCGACAATCGGCCACCATCGGTGGCAAGCCACGACGTCTAGCCGCAGGAACCGCGAAGAGCGAGTAG
- a CDS encoding GAF and ANTAR domain-containing protein yields the protein MKQVPAMVEYTKDTDGPPLAPRTSEQLSSDDADLQAAISNLAGLVAGHRRLPELLAEVATFAVRAIPGADGAGVTLLNVDRVDDMVAALAASAPFVAEIDEIQYVTLNEGPCITAALERRTVRSGSLGGERMWPRFGPRVGRLGVHSALSLPLLLPDRVVGAINVYAYAKDVFDEHAAEFGELFAKPAAVAVYNAQILADALALTVQLQTALSTRPVIDQAIGLIRGRTGRSAEDAFTQLRAMSQSEHRKLADVAQHLVDEAVRRARARARPEPDSPAGVP from the coding sequence ATGAAACAGGTACCGGCGATGGTGGAGTACACCAAGGACACCGATGGGCCGCCGCTGGCGCCGCGGACATCGGAGCAGCTCAGTAGCGATGACGCCGATTTACAGGCGGCGATTAGCAATCTCGCGGGTTTGGTCGCCGGTCATCGGCGGTTGCCTGAGTTGCTGGCGGAGGTAGCGACATTCGCAGTCCGCGCGATACCGGGAGCCGACGGTGCTGGAGTTACGTTGCTGAATGTCGACCGGGTGGACGACATGGTCGCGGCGTTGGCGGCCAGCGCTCCCTTTGTTGCCGAGATTGACGAAATTCAGTACGTCACCCTCAACGAGGGGCCCTGCATCACCGCGGCGCTCGAACGTCGCACGGTGCGCTCAGGGTCGTTGGGTGGGGAGAGGATGTGGCCGCGCTTCGGTCCACGCGTAGGCAGGTTGGGGGTGCACAGTGCACTGTCGCTACCGCTGTTGCTGCCTGATCGGGTGGTCGGGGCGATCAACGTATATGCCTACGCCAAAGACGTTTTCGATGAGCATGCCGCCGAATTCGGGGAGTTGTTCGCCAAACCAGCTGCTGTCGCTGTATACAACGCGCAGATCCTCGCGGACGCGCTTGCTCTAACTGTCCAGTTGCAGACGGCGTTGTCCACCCGCCCGGTGATCGATCAAGCGATTGGCCTCATCCGCGGACGTACCGGGCGCAGCGCCGAGGACGCGTTCACCCAGCTGCGGGCGATGAGCCAATCTGAGCACCGCAAGTTGGCTGATGTGGCGCAACACCTGGTCGATGAAGCGGTGCGCCGCGCCCGCGCCCGCGCCCGACCTGAGCCGGACAGCCCAGCCGGCGTACCGTAA
- a CDS encoding hydrogenase, with protein sequence MQTLLFTLGLVLFLLGLLTGFAVAALKNPRMGLSSHLEAVLNGMFLVLLGLLWPHIHLPHAWAVTAAVLIVYAAYTNWLATLLAAAWGAGRKLAPIAAGDHEASAPREWIVSFLLLSLAVASIAGVVIVIIGL encoded by the coding sequence ATGCAGACACTGCTGTTCACGCTCGGGCTGGTCCTGTTCTTGCTCGGACTGCTCACCGGGTTCGCCGTCGCCGCGCTCAAGAACCCGCGCATGGGGCTGTCGAGTCACCTCGAAGCCGTCCTCAACGGCATGTTCCTCGTGCTGCTCGGCCTGCTCTGGCCGCACATCCACCTGCCCCACGCGTGGGCAGTCACGGCGGCGGTGCTGATCGTGTACGCCGCCTACACGAACTGGCTGGCAACCCTGCTCGCGGCGGCATGGGGCGCCGGCCGCAAACTCGCGCCGATCGCGGCGGGCGACCACGAGGCCTCAGCGCCAAGGGAGTGGATCGTCAGCTTTCTGTTGTTGTCGCTCGCGGTGGCGTCAATCGCCGGCGTGGTCATCGTGATCATCGGGCTATGA
- a CDS encoding sigma-70 family RNA polymerase sigma factor → MTIPAGERLDAVVAKAVTGDHNALREVLETIRPIVVRYCRARVGTVDRGGLSADDVAQEVCLATITALPRYRDRGRPFLAFLYGIAAHKVADAHRAAGRDLAYPTETIPDRWSNDAGPEQLAIEADSVSRMSELLEILPAKQREILILRVVVGLSAEETAVAVGSTTGAVRVAQHRALSRLKSEMIAAGDCA, encoded by the coding sequence ATGACAATTCCAGCAGGGGAACGTCTCGACGCTGTGGTCGCCAAGGCCGTGACCGGAGACCACAACGCATTGAGGGAGGTGCTGGAGACCATCCGTCCGATCGTTGTGCGATATTGCCGAGCGCGTGTCGGCACGGTCGATCGCGGTGGCCTGTCAGCGGATGACGTGGCACAGGAGGTGTGCTTGGCGACTATCACGGCGCTGCCGCGTTATCGCGATCGCGGACGTCCCTTCCTGGCCTTCCTGTACGGCATCGCGGCCCACAAGGTCGCCGATGCGCACCGGGCCGCCGGACGCGATCTCGCCTACCCGACCGAAACGATTCCCGACCGTTGGTCGAACGACGCGGGACCCGAACAGCTTGCAATCGAAGCGGATTCGGTGAGCCGGATGAGCGAATTGCTCGAGATCCTGCCGGCCAAGCAACGCGAGATCCTGATCCTGCGTGTCGTCGTCGGATTGTCCGCCGAGGAGACCGCGGTCGCGGTCGGCAGTACCACCGGGGCGGTCCGAGTTGCCCAGCACCGCGCACTGTCGCGGTTGAAGTCCGAGATGATCGCGGCAGGTGACTGTGCCTGA
- a CDS encoding WhiB family transcriptional regulator: MPQPEQLPGPNADIWNWQLQGLCRGVDSSMFFHPDGERGRARMQREQRAKEMCRQCPVIQECRSHALEVGEPYGVWGGLSESERDLLLKGDIGRGRTIRRSA, translated from the coding sequence ATGCCACAGCCGGAGCAGCTACCTGGACCCAACGCCGACATCTGGAATTGGCAATTGCAGGGCTTGTGCCGCGGCGTTGACTCATCGATGTTCTTCCACCCCGACGGTGAGCGTGGCCGGGCCCGCATGCAACGCGAGCAGCGCGCGAAAGAGATGTGCCGGCAGTGCCCGGTGATCCAGGAGTGCCGCTCGCACGCCCTCGAAGTCGGTGAGCCGTACGGGGTTTGGGGCGGTCTGTCGGAGTCCGAGCGCGACCTCTTGCTCAAGGGCGACATCGGCCGCGGACGCACCATCCGCCGCTCGGCCTGA
- a CDS encoding Rid family hydrolase, protein MAHMGTPIFSVTPGYGDHQLRKFHYSQVVRYGDRVETAGQGGWDEHWRYSKSVRDQVVQAFDNVERTLATAGASWRDVVHVHSYHLPAADGQIGREHLDTMVEQFRRRMGDRAPLWTCIGVAALASPEMRVEIQATAILADQG, encoded by the coding sequence ATGGCACACATGGGTACGCCGATATTCTCTGTTACTCCCGGCTATGGCGACCATCAGCTGCGGAAGTTCCACTATTCACAAGTCGTGAGGTACGGGGACCGGGTAGAGACTGCCGGTCAAGGCGGTTGGGACGAGCACTGGCGCTACAGCAAGTCAGTTCGCGACCAAGTCGTTCAGGCCTTCGACAATGTCGAACGGACATTGGCGACAGCCGGAGCCTCCTGGCGCGACGTAGTGCACGTGCACTCCTACCACCTGCCGGCCGCGGACGGCCAGATCGGGCGCGAGCACCTGGACACCATGGTCGAACAGTTCCGCCGGCGCATGGGCGACCGCGCGCCCTTGTGGACATGCATCGGCGTCGCCGCTTTGGCGAGTCCGGAGATGCGCGTCGAGATTCAAGCCACCGCCATCCTTGCGGACCAAGGCTGA
- a CDS encoding STAS domain-containing protein, whose product MTDTLLRASALPGDAVFGTPGKGPLARLDAHWMKSSVAVVSVHGEIDQTNARTLTEYSVANLVRCRGLILDLTRLELFGAAGFSVLHQISVSCARAGLDWASVPGAAVSVLLRICDPDAASRGYRQCGTDPPAGFGLRCGPARKAVWYR is encoded by the coding sequence ATGACCGACACATTATTGCGCGCTTCGGCCCTCCCGGGCGACGCCGTTTTCGGCACGCCGGGCAAGGGTCCATTAGCAAGATTGGATGCCCACTGGATGAAGTCGTCGGTAGCCGTTGTCAGCGTGCACGGCGAGATCGACCAGACGAATGCACGCACCCTCACCGAGTATTCAGTCGCTAACCTGGTGCGTTGCCGCGGGCTGATTCTTGACCTGACTCGTCTGGAATTGTTTGGTGCCGCGGGCTTCTCAGTGCTCCACCAAATCTCGGTGAGCTGCGCGCGCGCTGGACTGGACTGGGCGTCGGTACCCGGTGCTGCGGTATCGGTACTGCTAAGAATCTGCGACCCGGATGCTGCCAGCCGTGGATATCGTCAGTGCGGCACTGACCCGCCTGCAGGGTTCGGTCTCCGATGCGGGCCGGCCCGAAAAGCCGTGTGGTATCGGTGA
- a CDS encoding ferritin-like domain-containing protein, with protein MTTRDKYTEVPAPYSWEVPSAGDARFTWEYDDGRARLLSLYQKGKDKQWDAQSRIDWAQDVDPMNPVGLPDEFHPLFGSPMWDSADDARRAEMRQHFQAWQFSQFLHGEQGAMVCAAKIVEVVPDLDAKFYAATQTMDEARHVEAFSRFLQDKVDVVYPINKHLTALLDDTLRDSRWDMPYLGMQVLIEGLALAAFGVLRDMSAPGSLAKSVLAYVMQDEARHVAFGRISLKDYYCALTEAERDEREEFVVDACYLMRDRFRGEEVFETLGMDVKACAEWVDTSPLMIQFRSHLFSRIVPIVKDIGLWGDKVQGAFRDMGVLDMAGSDIEALMKADEDQAAALDQAHAEMAARAVEVDEVIAAGAS; from the coding sequence ATGACCACGAGGGACAAGTACACCGAAGTGCCCGCGCCCTACTCCTGGGAAGTCCCCAGTGCCGGTGACGCGCGCTTCACCTGGGAGTACGACGACGGGCGCGCCCGGCTGCTTTCCCTCTACCAAAAGGGGAAGGACAAGCAGTGGGATGCCCAGTCGCGCATCGACTGGGCGCAAGACGTCGACCCGATGAACCCGGTCGGGCTGCCTGACGAGTTCCATCCGCTGTTCGGCAGTCCGATGTGGGACTCCGCAGACGACGCACGTCGCGCCGAGATGCGCCAGCACTTCCAGGCCTGGCAGTTCTCGCAGTTCCTGCATGGGGAGCAGGGTGCGATGGTGTGCGCGGCCAAGATCGTCGAGGTCGTCCCGGACCTGGACGCGAAGTTCTACGCGGCCACCCAGACCATGGACGAGGCCCGGCACGTCGAGGCGTTCTCGCGATTCCTGCAGGACAAGGTCGACGTGGTCTACCCGATCAACAAGCACCTGACCGCACTCCTCGACGACACACTGCGCGACTCGCGCTGGGACATGCCCTACCTGGGCATGCAGGTCCTCATCGAAGGGCTCGCGCTCGCCGCCTTCGGGGTGCTGCGTGACATGTCGGCGCCGGGCTCACTGGCCAAGTCCGTGCTGGCCTATGTCATGCAGGACGAGGCCAGGCATGTCGCGTTCGGCCGAATCTCGCTGAAGGACTACTACTGCGCACTGACCGAGGCGGAGCGGGACGAGCGTGAAGAGTTCGTCGTGGACGCCTGTTACCTGATGCGCGACCGGTTCCGCGGCGAGGAGGTGTTCGAGACCCTGGGCATGGACGTCAAAGCGTGTGCCGAGTGGGTCGATACGTCGCCGCTGATGATCCAGTTCCGCTCGCACCTGTTCAGCCGGATCGTGCCGATCGTCAAGGACATCGGGTTGTGGGGCGACAAGGTGCAGGGGGCCTTCAGGGACATGGGTGTGCTCGACATGGCCGGCTCCGACATCGAGGCGTTGATGAAGGCCGACGAGGATCAGGCCGCCGCGCTGGACCAGGCACACGCCGAGATGGCCGCCCGGGCCGTCGAGGTGGACGAGGTGATCGCCGCGGGCGCGAGCTGA
- a CDS encoding FAD-dependent oxidoreductase, producing the protein MTQVMETQVCVAGGGPAGMVHALLLARAGIRVVVLEKHNDFLRDFRGDTVHPTTLRIMDELGFIDEFLRLPHTKIDRVAFDTDGSIRTFGNFTVLKWLGFSQPYIAMMPQWDFLDFLAEKASAYPEFTLVRNAEVTGLLFDGDRVAGVRTPDLEVRAELVVAADGRKSAVRAAAGLQIAAAHSPMDVLWFRLKWRPGDPQELFGVLRKGLMMAMIYRGDYWQIAYLMPKGSNPRDGSLEEFKARIVAAQPRLREHVDDLSSWDDTSQLDVRVDRLETWWRTGLLCIGDAAHAMSPAGGVGINLAVADAVAAANILCAPLRDGRLTNKDLVKVQRRRELPTRIVQAFQVLMQDRAIAPNLSGDLSPIRVPKIVGWGPLQAIPPIFVGRGFRPEHVRTPDVHTI; encoded by the coding sequence ATGACGCAAGTGATGGAGACCCAGGTGTGCGTTGCCGGCGGCGGGCCGGCCGGCATGGTGCACGCCCTCCTGCTCGCCCGGGCCGGAATCCGGGTCGTCGTCCTGGAAAAGCACAACGACTTCCTGCGCGACTTCCGCGGTGACACCGTGCACCCGACCACCCTGCGGATCATGGACGAGCTGGGGTTCATCGACGAGTTCCTGCGGTTGCCGCACACCAAGATCGACCGCGTCGCCTTCGACACCGACGGCTCGATTCGGACCTTCGGCAACTTCACGGTGCTCAAATGGCTCGGCTTCTCCCAGCCGTATATCGCGATGATGCCGCAGTGGGACTTTCTCGACTTCCTCGCTGAAAAGGCCTCCGCCTACCCGGAATTCACCCTGGTGCGCAACGCCGAAGTCACCGGGCTTCTCTTCGATGGCGATCGCGTGGCCGGGGTGCGCACCCCGGATCTGGAGGTGCGCGCCGAGCTGGTGGTAGCCGCCGACGGGCGCAAGTCCGCGGTGCGCGCGGCGGCGGGGCTGCAGATCGCCGCGGCGCACTCGCCGATGGACGTGCTGTGGTTTCGGCTGAAATGGCGCCCCGGCGACCCCCAGGAACTGTTCGGGGTGCTGCGCAAGGGCCTGATGATGGCCATGATCTATCGGGGCGATTACTGGCAGATCGCCTATCTGATGCCGAAGGGATCAAACCCCCGCGACGGATCGCTGGAGGAGTTCAAGGCGCGAATCGTCGCCGCGCAGCCGCGGCTGCGCGAGCACGTCGATGACCTGAGCTCGTGGGACGACACCAGCCAACTCGACGTGCGGGTGGACCGGCTCGAGACGTGGTGGCGTACGGGCCTGCTGTGCATAGGCGATGCCGCGCATGCCATGTCACCGGCGGGCGGGGTCGGCATCAACCTCGCCGTCGCCGATGCGGTGGCCGCGGCCAACATCCTGTGCGCCCCGCTGCGCGACGGCCGCCTGACCAATAAGGATCTCGTGAAGGTGCAGCGGCGGCGCGAGCTGCCCACCCGGATCGTCCAGGCGTTTCAAGTGTTGATGCAGGACAGGGCGATCGCGCCCAATCTGAGCGGTGACCTGTCCCCGATCCGCGTCCCCAAGATCGTGGGATGGGGCCCGCTGCAGGCGATTCCGCCGATCTTCGTCGGCCGCGGTTTCCGTCCGGAGCATGTCCGTACGCCCGACGTGCACACCATCTAG
- a CDS encoding TetR family transcriptional regulator, producing the protein MARQVSTPQVVEAALRAAEKLGKDVADVSVARIATEAGISRSTLLRRFGGSRTALNDAIRAAGVDPGGLPPVRTRAVAAAASLIGESGLAAATLEAVAARAHCSVYSLHAVFGGRDELMRVVFEQHSPIRDIEEYLARADGELPETVRGFYRTVANALSREPRVAPAIFAEAFARPTSPAVQSLAAYGAPRMLGVLGRWFEAEIRAGRIRELPMPLLAQLFLGPIMIHLLTRPVLPNVIAWPLPEIDTVTDVFADAFVRAVATSRP; encoded by the coding sequence ATGGCTCGGCAGGTGTCGACGCCACAGGTGGTGGAGGCCGCACTGCGCGCCGCGGAAAAGCTAGGCAAGGACGTGGCTGACGTTTCCGTCGCCAGGATCGCCACCGAGGCCGGGATCTCGCGAAGCACCCTGTTGCGCCGCTTCGGCGGCTCACGCACCGCCCTGAACGACGCCATCCGCGCCGCCGGAGTCGACCCCGGCGGCCTACCCCCCGTCCGCACCCGTGCCGTGGCCGCCGCCGCGTCGTTGATCGGCGAATCCGGCCTTGCCGCAGCAACATTGGAAGCCGTTGCCGCTCGGGCACATTGCTCGGTCTACAGCCTGCACGCGGTGTTCGGCGGGCGCGACGAGTTGATGCGGGTGGTTTTCGAGCAGCACAGCCCGATCCGCGACATCGAGGAATACCTCGCCCGCGCCGACGGTGAGTTGCCCGAAACGGTGCGGGGGTTCTACCGGACCGTGGCGAACGCGCTGAGCCGCGAACCCCGCGTCGCCCCAGCGATATTCGCCGAGGCCTTCGCGCGGCCGACAAGTCCTGCCGTGCAATCGCTGGCGGCCTACGGCGCCCCGCGCATGCTCGGCGTGCTCGGTCGCTGGTTCGAAGCCGAGATCCGTGCCGGACGCATCCGCGAGTTGCCCATGCCGCTACTGGCCCAGCTATTCCTGGGACCCATCATGATCCACCTGCTGACCCGACCGGTTTTGCCGAACGTCATCGCGTGGCCACTGCCCGAAATCGACACCGTCACAGACGTTTTCGCCGATGCGTTCGTCCGCGCCGTCGCGACGTCACGGCCCTGA
- a CDS encoding superoxide dismutase family protein: MNKAACFVVAALTAAVAPLAACSNQQSSQPNTSPLTSSTPGAERLTTQLKTADGSPVANATFEFANGYATVTVEAGPNQVLSPGFHGLQIHAVGKCEANSAAPSGGSTGDFDSAGSVYQAADHTSYPASGDLTALQVRSDGSAKLVTTSNGFTSADLRNSSGTALIIHQTADNLGTTAPTGESGKRLACGVIAASSATTTSSTTSVTTSTTTTVVPPASTSTSTSTVTVTSTPSLTTSMPTTTVTTPTYYPPGR; this comes from the coding sequence ATGAACAAGGCCGCATGCTTTGTGGTCGCGGCGCTTACCGCGGCCGTCGCCCCGCTAGCCGCATGCTCGAATCAGCAAAGCAGCCAGCCCAACACCTCGCCGCTGACCAGCTCGACTCCCGGCGCGGAGCGGCTGACCACCCAGCTGAAGACCGCCGACGGCAGCCCGGTCGCCAATGCGACCTTCGAATTCGCTAACGGTTATGCGACGGTGACGGTGGAGGCCGGCCCCAACCAGGTGCTCAGCCCCGGCTTCCACGGGCTGCAAATCCACGCGGTGGGCAAGTGCGAGGCCAATTCGGCTGCGCCGAGCGGGGGCTCGACCGGGGACTTCGACTCCGCCGGCAGCGTCTACCAGGCGGCCGATCACACCAGCTACCCGGCCAGCGGCGACCTGACGGCTTTGCAGGTGCGCTCCGACGGCTCGGCCAAACTCGTCACCACCAGCAATGGATTCACCTCCGCCGACCTGAGGAACAGCTCGGGCACCGCGCTGATCATCCACCAGACCGCGGACAACCTGGGCACCACCGCCCCCACGGGTGAATCGGGCAAGCGGCTGGCCTGCGGCGTGATCGCCGCATCGTCGGCGACGACGACCTCGTCGACCACCAGCGTCACGACGAGTACCACCACCACCGTGGTGCCGCCGGCGTCCACCAGCACCAGCACCAGCACCGTCACCGTCACCAGCACCCCGAGCCTGACCACGTCGATGCCGACCACGACCGTGACGACGCCAACCTACTATCCGCCCGGGCGCTGA